The Verrucomicrobium spinosum DSM 4136 = JCM 18804 genome includes a region encoding these proteins:
- a CDS encoding tetratricopeptide repeat protein, with translation MEKNYKLKDGFTSDRRVSVPGEVVQQVRAAYDSGRYMDAYALAVAGAGPMQAWQGHEAQVIAARLSNNLGADRLSSLLLTRAHRERPQDAETRLHYGYHVLHRRGPMSAWSLAAKPESCENLTPELHADLIALRAAVAALYRDFNVAESLLTSALKLDPESAWLATEQARFLQAQEKREEALSRLDEALQLRPWFRPAVQHRARLLHLLNRHGEAVAYLTEALNHLQSGAVAMQLAVLKREIDDDAGMLDLLDLCEQWTPIPSLQHQEWLAACRSDAYYMRGDLASAAEQAEKLGGEYYEALASRYRAATASGPRVRLPVSFVLQGHRTCGPATLALIAQFWHHPATQEQIAQAICYDGTYDYSERQWCEENGFAAREFHVTWDSLRLLLNAGVPFALATVEVGSAHLQTVIGYDEIRKTLLIQDPGEPHYREVVAEEFLGRYKLTGPRGMAVVPADRRAWVNSLPLPDADFYDLNFAFNRALARHSRDEACSILDQMTALGPLHRLTLFARLSLAGFDRNTQEHHQVLLDMLTQYPDDMRLLQWHVQSLRELGRPEERLLLLRRIITMEQAHPSFLRELAVELSEDYRHRHETRRLLWWAHRCSPVDSAVLSALAVWHWREPRRQEALDFFRFAAALSDKVEAWSVQWFNACVALNRSEEALAWLRQRYQAYGDQSSGPALTLAVCLERLCLTEESLAVVEEAVRRRPDDGELLVHASRLAARFGKMYEAQLRLQRARQKCSHGQWLRADAALASREGDHARQLAIWREILQTEPLAMDAHQSMVALLELVQGTAAAGAHLQEACTRFPQHYELNQTYITWLREHAPEDARSPALAMLAHFPDDAWLHREIAHICQATGGFEEAMTHATAAINLAPRAPQSLATMAMVLQAMSRTAEAEEHCRRALQEDINFGTALIQLLECTNGSTQRDGALDFIRHEMIVQVLNGETLHVYRVLAYGLIEPRELMAHLREVWQARPDLWEAWSVLISQTQDAGELEEAARLAEEASRRFPLLPGAWRDLGQIMRLQGRNEESLRAFRRTTELNPDWDQAWQDLAQLQEDLGQAEDALHTLRTALKRMPRENNLRMLLAIFLWRAGERQEPWELVESCLRDDPGLQRAWGILSAWAPLLHRQQSLEDLARSVTREHPAQARLWMMLARVLRPEAVEERLQAVDHALAIRPRLAEAYDFKAILLSEQGKFEEARKALWSGPWGTDRPAQLAGREAWLLVLEGKPQEGMIVLRKVLKKHRDFHWGWERLYELAEHVEQPLAMREAARELLRLSPRDPDACSRAALVELGAGGNEARAVQHLERALHLEPAHDFSARQLLDLYWRRKDLAGLEKASMLMLATGPTGWVRKAYSVLAHCHRRNLEGARAGLKELVECQDDIFDLLGLFDTTVLNDTRYKKVLVEVMDAAVAADTIGPAFALLWIREQARQGKWQCWRHFDKWIPRMQQRAVPAIHQLIDLAADTSKAGAFLPELLREHRDFIHPNTELWAAAGRALATSNLELEAVNWMKGAETRPDIRGWMLAIYEIALNQLNRGPEATEVSLAAVRLGVRDDTWPLHVSQAGFGTALAGDHEQAQSLLKLVPPGDVPPQWRLLHTLGDALTKVLPLPRPEAKAAYKVQINRLRGLAKSLPAPTPILSGQYTQAVEAMAGHAGVGLWSWQRKSPKPKRQTENTGSSLASIGPFPIIAIVVLLFQVLRHCEPVRTGSSYAPMPSPEEQDRSARRLRELRQAVEHQKLQDRLLTPSPLPQVLPVIPPGLNGRDTTPPAPLPGKPVQVSPSQADFERWLDQKPSGQSGALPPPPTVTPPSLLEN, from the coding sequence GTGGAAAAAAACTACAAACTCAAGGATGGCTTCACCTCGGACCGACGCGTATCGGTGCCCGGTGAAGTGGTGCAGCAGGTTCGAGCCGCTTATGACAGCGGCCGCTACATGGATGCCTATGCGCTCGCCGTGGCCGGGGCAGGCCCGATGCAAGCCTGGCAGGGCCACGAGGCGCAGGTCATTGCCGCCCGGCTCAGCAACAATCTGGGGGCCGACCGCCTCAGCAGCCTTCTACTGACCCGTGCCCACCGGGAGCGCCCTCAAGATGCCGAGACGCGGCTTCACTACGGCTACCACGTATTGCACCGGCGCGGTCCCATGTCAGCATGGTCCCTTGCCGCGAAACCGGAATCTTGTGAGAATCTCACCCCGGAGCTTCATGCTGACCTGATCGCCCTGCGGGCCGCTGTGGCCGCGCTGTACCGGGACTTCAACGTCGCCGAATCCCTGCTCACCTCCGCGCTGAAGCTGGATCCGGAATCTGCCTGGCTGGCCACCGAGCAGGCCCGCTTCCTGCAGGCGCAGGAGAAGCGTGAAGAAGCACTTAGCCGGCTCGACGAAGCGCTCCAGCTCCGGCCGTGGTTCAGGCCCGCTGTTCAACATCGCGCCCGCCTGCTCCACCTGCTGAACCGGCATGGCGAGGCCGTTGCCTACCTGACGGAGGCCCTGAATCATCTGCAAAGCGGCGCGGTGGCGATGCAACTGGCCGTGCTCAAGCGCGAGATCGATGACGACGCAGGCATGCTGGACCTGCTGGATTTGTGCGAGCAATGGACCCCCATACCGTCCCTGCAGCATCAGGAGTGGCTGGCCGCCTGCCGCAGTGACGCCTACTACATGCGCGGCGATCTGGCCTCCGCCGCAGAGCAGGCGGAGAAACTGGGAGGCGAATACTACGAGGCCCTGGCAAGCCGCTACCGTGCCGCCACCGCCTCCGGCCCCCGCGTGCGCCTGCCGGTCAGCTTCGTGCTTCAGGGCCACCGCACCTGCGGCCCTGCCACCCTGGCGCTCATCGCTCAATTCTGGCACCACCCCGCGACTCAGGAACAGATTGCACAGGCCATCTGCTATGACGGCACCTACGACTACTCCGAACGCCAGTGGTGCGAGGAAAATGGGTTTGCCGCCCGCGAGTTTCACGTCACCTGGGACAGCCTGCGGCTCCTTCTGAATGCCGGGGTGCCCTTTGCGCTCGCCACGGTGGAGGTTGGCTCCGCGCACCTCCAGACGGTCATCGGGTACGATGAAATAAGAAAGACGCTGCTCATCCAGGATCCCGGTGAGCCCCACTACCGGGAGGTCGTGGCGGAGGAGTTCCTGGGCCGCTACAAGCTCACCGGGCCGCGGGGCATGGCCGTCGTTCCGGCAGACCGCAGGGCCTGGGTCAACTCCCTGCCCCTGCCGGACGCGGATTTCTACGATCTGAACTTCGCCTTCAACCGCGCCCTGGCCCGCCACTCGCGCGATGAAGCATGCAGCATCCTTGACCAGATGACAGCCCTGGGCCCGCTCCATCGGCTCACCCTGTTCGCGAGGCTCAGCCTCGCCGGGTTTGATCGCAACACCCAGGAGCACCACCAGGTGCTGCTGGACATGCTCACCCAGTATCCGGACGACATGCGCCTCTTGCAATGGCATGTGCAGTCCCTGCGGGAGCTCGGCCGCCCTGAGGAGCGGCTGCTCCTGCTGCGCCGGATCATCACCATGGAGCAAGCCCATCCCAGTTTCCTGCGGGAGCTGGCAGTGGAGCTGTCTGAAGACTACCGGCACCGCCACGAAACCCGGCGGCTCCTCTGGTGGGCGCATCGTTGCAGCCCGGTGGACTCGGCCGTGCTCTCTGCCCTGGCAGTGTGGCACTGGCGGGAACCCCGGCGCCAGGAGGCCCTCGACTTCTTCCGCTTTGCAGCCGCGCTTTCTGACAAGGTGGAAGCCTGGTCCGTCCAGTGGTTCAACGCCTGTGTGGCCCTCAACCGTTCAGAGGAGGCGCTGGCGTGGCTTCGCCAGCGTTATCAAGCCTACGGCGATCAATCTTCCGGCCCAGCCCTGACGCTGGCCGTGTGTCTGGAGCGCCTCTGCCTTACTGAGGAGAGCCTGGCGGTGGTGGAGGAGGCGGTGCGCCGCCGTCCGGATGACGGGGAACTCCTGGTGCACGCCTCACGTCTGGCCGCGCGGTTTGGCAAGATGTACGAGGCCCAGCTCCGGCTCCAGCGCGCCCGGCAGAAATGCTCACACGGCCAATGGCTGCGTGCGGATGCCGCCCTGGCCAGCCGGGAGGGCGACCATGCGCGCCAGCTTGCGATCTGGCGGGAGATCCTGCAGACCGAGCCGCTGGCCATGGATGCCCACCAGTCCATGGTGGCCCTCCTGGAGTTGGTCCAAGGAACCGCAGCCGCAGGCGCACATCTGCAGGAGGCGTGCACCCGCTTCCCGCAGCACTATGAGCTCAACCAGACTTACATCACCTGGCTCAGGGAGCACGCCCCGGAGGACGCCCGTTCCCCGGCCCTCGCCATGCTGGCCCACTTCCCGGACGATGCCTGGCTGCACCGTGAGATCGCCCACATCTGCCAGGCCACCGGCGGGTTCGAGGAAGCCATGACCCATGCGACGGCGGCAATCAACCTCGCCCCCCGTGCCCCCCAGAGCCTGGCAACCATGGCCATGGTCCTCCAGGCCATGAGCCGCACGGCCGAGGCAGAGGAACACTGCCGCAGGGCCTTGCAGGAGGACATCAATTTCGGCACCGCGCTCATCCAGCTGCTGGAGTGCACCAACGGCTCGACCCAGCGGGACGGCGCGCTCGATTTCATCCGGCATGAAATGATCGTCCAGGTGCTCAACGGTGAGACCCTTCACGTTTACCGGGTCCTTGCCTATGGCCTGATCGAGCCCCGCGAACTCATGGCCCACCTGCGGGAGGTGTGGCAGGCCCGCCCCGACCTTTGGGAGGCGTGGTCCGTGCTGATCTCCCAAACGCAGGACGCAGGCGAGCTGGAAGAAGCCGCCCGGCTCGCGGAGGAGGCCAGCCGCCGCTTCCCCCTGCTGCCCGGTGCCTGGCGTGATCTGGGGCAGATCATGCGGTTGCAGGGGCGCAATGAGGAGTCCCTGCGGGCCTTCCGCCGCACCACCGAGCTCAATCCAGACTGGGACCAGGCCTGGCAGGATCTCGCCCAGCTCCAGGAAGATCTGGGCCAGGCAGAGGACGCCCTCCACACCCTGCGCACCGCGCTGAAACGCATGCCGCGGGAGAACAACCTGCGCATGCTGCTGGCGATCTTTCTCTGGCGTGCAGGCGAGCGGCAGGAGCCCTGGGAACTCGTGGAATCCTGCCTGCGGGATGATCCCGGCCTGCAGAGAGCCTGGGGGATCCTCTCCGCCTGGGCCCCCCTCTTGCACCGCCAGCAGTCTCTGGAGGATCTGGCGCGCTCCGTCACCCGCGAGCACCCCGCCCAGGCCCGCCTCTGGATGATGCTGGCCCGCGTCCTCAGACCTGAGGCCGTGGAAGAACGGCTTCAGGCGGTGGACCATGCCCTCGCCATCCGGCCGCGCCTCGCCGAGGCCTACGACTTCAAGGCCATCCTCCTTTCGGAGCAGGGAAAGTTCGAGGAAGCACGCAAGGCTCTCTGGTCCGGCCCCTGGGGCACCGACCGCCCCGCCCAGCTGGCGGGCCGTGAAGCCTGGCTGCTCGTCCTCGAGGGCAAGCCCCAGGAGGGCATGATCGTCCTGCGCAAGGTGCTGAAAAAGCACCGCGACTTCCACTGGGGCTGGGAGCGGCTCTACGAGCTGGCCGAACACGTGGAGCAGCCCCTGGCAATGCGCGAGGCCGCACGTGAGCTGCTGCGCCTGAGCCCGCGCGATCCTGATGCGTGCAGCCGGGCCGCCCTCGTGGAGCTGGGCGCCGGCGGCAATGAGGCCCGCGCCGTCCAGCACCTGGAGCGCGCATTGCACCTCGAACCCGCCCACGACTTCTCCGCCCGGCAGCTGCTCGATCTCTACTGGCGGCGCAAAGATCTGGCCGGGCTGGAAAAAGCCTCCATGCTGATGCTGGCCACCGGTCCCACGGGCTGGGTCAGGAAGGCCTACTCGGTACTGGCCCATTGCCATCGCCGGAACTTGGAAGGCGCACGGGCGGGACTGAAGGAACTCGTGGAGTGTCAGGACGACATCTTCGATCTGCTGGGCCTTTTTGACACCACCGTGCTCAACGATACCCGGTACAAGAAGGTCCTCGTGGAGGTGATGGATGCCGCTGTCGCCGCAGACACCATTGGGCCCGCCTTCGCCCTGCTCTGGATCCGCGAGCAGGCCCGGCAGGGCAAGTGGCAGTGCTGGCGGCATTTCGACAAGTGGATCCCACGCATGCAGCAGCGCGCCGTGCCCGCCATTCATCAGCTCATTGATCTGGCGGCAGATACGTCAAAGGCGGGCGCCTTCCTGCCCGAGCTCCTACGAGAGCATCGTGATTTCATCCATCCCAATACTGAGCTGTGGGCCGCGGCCGGCCGTGCCCTGGCCACCTCCAACCTCGAGCTGGAAGCCGTGAACTGGATGAAGGGGGCCGAGACCCGCCCCGACATCCGTGGCTGGATGCTGGCCATCTACGAGATCGCCCTGAACCAGTTGAACCGCGGCCCGGAGGCCACGGAAGTCAGCCTCGCCGCCGTGAGGCTGGGAGTGCGGGACGACACCTGGCCCCTCCACGTGAGTCAGGCAGGCTTTGGCACCGCTCTGGCTGGCGATCATGAACAGGCCCAGTCCCTGCTCAAACTGGTCCCCCCCGGGGACGTGCCGCCCCAGTGGCGTCTGCTGCACACCCTGGGGGATGCCCTGACCAAGGTGCTGCCACTGCCCCGCCCCGAAGCCAAGGCGGCCTACAAGGTGCAGATCAACCGGCTCCGCGGCCTGGCCAAGTCCCTCCCTGCACCTACTCCCATCCTGTCAGGACAGTACACCCAGGCCGTTGAAGCCATGGCCGGCCACGCTGGGGTCGGGCTCTGGTCGTGGCAGAGGAAATCACCCAAGCCCAAGCGACAGACGGAAAACACGGGCAGCTCCTTGGCCAGCATCGGCCCCTTTCCCATTATCGCGATTGTGGTGCTGCTGTTCCAGGTGCTGCGGCACTGTGAACCGGTCCGCACCGGGTCAAGCTACGCCCCGATGCCCTCCCCGGAAGAACAAGATCGCAGCGCACGGAGGCTCCGTGAACTCCGTCAGGCGGTGGAGCACCAGAAACTCCAGGACAGGCTTCTCACGCCTTCGCCTCTTCCTCAGGTCCTGCCGGTGATTCCGCCAGGGCTGAATGGCAGGGACACCACCCCACCCGCCCCTCTACCGGGGAAACCGGTGCAGGTCTCTCCATCCCAGGCGGACTTCGAACGCTGGCTGGATCAAAAACCCAGTGGTCAAAGCGGAGCCCTCCCGCCTCCCCCCACCGTGACTCCGCCATCCCTGCTGGAGAATTGA
- the glgX gene encoding glycogen debranching protein GlgX, whose product MASFLLAGKVVPFTEDELGMRGLFSKLSTLCLGDDALVAARQMAVSRQTPDHLGATIVEGGVHFSIYSRAADGVDLCLFDPAEPSEETGRVRMTRDDDDVWHAFVPGLTAGAIYGYRARGPWSPTQGKWFNPHKLLLDPYAKALLGEPIWQETYHNVTEKSVRDFHDSGPGALKSVVISDEFDWEGDALPAVPWQDTVIYELHVKGMTMQHPDVPPDKRGTYAGLADPAIITYLKSIGVTSVQLLPVHQHLDDGFLLAKDLTNYWGYNTIGFFAPHSEYAATRDPQAQVAEFKTMVRDLHKAGIEVILDVVYNHTAEGDENGPMLFLRGLDNASYYLLNNENKVVNYTGCGNTLNVASPAALRLVMDSLRYWVQEMHVDGFRFDLGATMGRRGEIFDIGCSFFQGLAQDPVLRRVKMIAEPWDLGPNGYQVGGFPKPWHELNGRFRDNVRCFWKGDEGRMADFAKRLCGSQDIYGPGGRPPSASVNFLTSHDGFTLRDLWSYNNKHNEANGEENRDGDSHNNGWNCGIEGDTRDAITLSLRRRLARSCLATLFLSQGVPFLTMGDERWRTQRGNNNGYCQDNPISWMDWATNRESTRMLEFVKQLARFRQLHPVLRRAKFFDGRVNPYTGRPDIAWLCREGLTMSREVWHAAETRFIAAVLDSSQGTKRDKAAPILLLFNSSPEDIDFPMPEGAWTLVFDTSREPCFPRESDTSKTYEESFASASRSVACLVLKLT is encoded by the coding sequence GTGGCCAGTTTCCTGCTAGCAGGCAAAGTGGTGCCATTCACAGAGGATGAACTGGGTATGAGAGGACTGTTTTCCAAGCTATCAACACTGTGTCTGGGGGATGACGCTCTGGTCGCGGCGCGTCAGATGGCCGTCTCCCGCCAAACACCGGACCACCTGGGTGCCACGATCGTCGAGGGCGGTGTCCATTTCAGCATCTACTCCCGGGCGGCAGATGGGGTGGACCTCTGCTTGTTCGACCCGGCGGAGCCCTCAGAGGAGACGGGCCGGGTGCGCATGACGCGAGACGATGATGATGTCTGGCACGCCTTCGTGCCCGGGCTCACCGCTGGAGCCATCTACGGCTACCGCGCCCGCGGCCCCTGGTCGCCAACCCAGGGCAAGTGGTTCAACCCCCACAAGCTCCTGCTGGACCCCTACGCCAAGGCGCTCCTGGGAGAGCCCATCTGGCAGGAGACCTACCACAATGTCACCGAGAAATCCGTCCGCGATTTTCATGACAGCGGGCCGGGCGCGCTGAAATCCGTCGTGATCTCAGATGAATTCGACTGGGAGGGAGATGCCCTGCCCGCCGTCCCCTGGCAGGACACCGTGATCTATGAGCTGCACGTCAAAGGGATGACCATGCAGCACCCGGACGTGCCACCAGACAAGCGGGGCACCTACGCCGGGCTGGCAGATCCAGCCATCATCACCTACCTCAAGTCCATCGGCGTCACCTCCGTCCAGCTGCTGCCCGTGCACCAGCACCTTGACGATGGCTTTCTCCTTGCCAAAGACCTGACGAACTACTGGGGCTACAACACCATCGGCTTCTTTGCCCCGCACAGTGAATACGCCGCCACCCGCGATCCACAGGCCCAGGTGGCGGAGTTCAAGACGATGGTTCGGGATCTGCACAAGGCAGGGATCGAGGTCATCCTGGACGTGGTGTACAACCACACGGCTGAGGGGGACGAGAACGGACCCATGCTTTTCCTTCGCGGACTGGACAATGCCAGCTACTACCTGCTCAACAACGAAAACAAGGTGGTCAACTACACCGGCTGCGGGAACACGCTGAACGTCGCCAGCCCGGCCGCCCTGCGCCTCGTCATGGACAGCCTCCGCTACTGGGTGCAGGAAATGCACGTGGACGGCTTCCGCTTCGACCTGGGGGCCACCATGGGACGCCGTGGCGAGATCTTTGATATCGGTTGCTCCTTCTTCCAGGGCCTGGCCCAGGATCCCGTGCTGCGCCGCGTGAAGATGATCGCGGAACCCTGGGACCTCGGCCCCAACGGCTATCAGGTGGGTGGTTTCCCGAAACCCTGGCATGAGCTCAACGGCCGCTTCCGCGACAACGTCCGCTGCTTCTGGAAAGGGGACGAGGGACGCATGGCAGACTTTGCCAAACGCCTCTGCGGCAGCCAGGACATCTACGGCCCCGGTGGTCGCCCGCCCTCGGCCAGCGTGAACTTTCTCACCTCGCACGATGGCTTCACACTGCGGGACCTCTGGAGCTACAACAACAAGCACAACGAGGCCAACGGCGAGGAGAACCGGGACGGCGACAGCCACAACAATGGCTGGAACTGCGGCATCGAGGGCGACACCCGCGATGCGATCACCCTGAGTCTGCGGCGGCGGCTTGCCCGCTCCTGCCTGGCCACGCTCTTTCTCTCCCAGGGCGTTCCCTTCCTCACCATGGGGGACGAGCGCTGGCGCACCCAGCGGGGCAACAACAACGGCTACTGCCAGGACAACCCCATCAGCTGGATGGACTGGGCGACCAACCGGGAGTCCACCCGCATGCTGGAGTTTGTGAAACAGCTCGCCCGCTTCCGCCAGCTGCACCCCGTGCTTCGCCGCGCCAAATTCTTTGACGGCCGCGTCAATCCCTACACCGGCCGGCCAGACATCGCCTGGCTCTGCCGAGAGGGCCTGACCATGAGCCGCGAGGTATGGCACGCGGCAGAGACCCGCTTCATCGCCGCCGTGCTGGACAGTTCGCAAGGTACCAAGCGTGACAAAGCCGCCCCCATCTTGCTGTTGTTCAACAGCTCGCCAGAGGACATTGACTTCCCCATGCCGGAAGGTGCTTGGACCCTGGTCTTCGACACCTCCCGGGAGCCCTGTTTTCCCCGGGAATCTGACACGTCCAAGACATATGAAGAATCCTTTGCCTCAGCCAGTCGGTCCGTGGCATGTCTTGTGCTGAAATTGACCTAA
- the pyk gene encoding pyruvate kinase, giving the protein MRKTKILVTLGPATESVEKIEALIRTGANIFRLNMSHASHEWTRNVYNSIRDAAKQLNSDVAVLMDLTGPSIRTGDVEAPWQLKKGDTVEFRTDETLAPIGTYSTTVNYPGLTRDLKPGDAIAIDGGMIQMRTVSAIGKRIQAEVLTGGEMKSRRHINLPGVDVNLPPLTKKDYLDLDLGVELGVDYFALSFAREPAHIQHLELLLEQKNSHARVIAKIENQQALNNLDALVLASKGIMVARGDLGSECPVEDLPIIQRDIIERCSYHGRKVIVATQMLESMIENPVPTRAEVTDIFNAVTEQVDCVMLSGETSVGKYPDRCVDVLHRVISRTEKRYPSGRFASDAPIKTNKHRAVKSAIGLANSIPNSKLLVFTKGGTTAHLCAHQRPEFAPIFAFTPNLWISRTLMSARGVFPFVMEFNSKNPSTTIESAIKILRERSLVLAGDPIVILSDVLHDELIVDSILLRQA; this is encoded by the coding sequence ATGCGAAAAACGAAGATCCTCGTCACCCTAGGTCCGGCCACGGAAAGCGTTGAAAAGATCGAGGCCCTGATCCGCACGGGGGCCAACATTTTCCGGCTCAACATGAGCCATGCCTCCCACGAGTGGACGCGCAACGTGTACAACAGCATCCGGGACGCTGCCAAACAGCTCAACTCGGACGTGGCCGTGCTCATGGACCTCACCGGACCCTCCATCCGCACCGGCGATGTGGAGGCCCCGTGGCAGCTAAAAAAGGGCGACACGGTGGAATTCCGCACGGACGAAACCCTCGCCCCCATCGGCACCTACTCCACCACGGTCAACTACCCCGGCCTCACCCGTGACCTCAAGCCGGGAGACGCCATTGCCATTGATGGCGGCATGATCCAGATGCGCACCGTCTCCGCCATCGGCAAGCGGATCCAGGCCGAGGTCCTCACCGGCGGGGAGATGAAGTCCCGCCGCCACATTAACCTGCCTGGGGTGGATGTGAACCTCCCGCCCCTGACCAAGAAGGACTACCTGGACCTGGATCTGGGCGTCGAACTGGGTGTGGACTACTTCGCCCTCAGCTTTGCCCGTGAACCCGCGCACATCCAGCACCTGGAACTGCTGCTGGAGCAGAAGAACTCCCACGCCCGGGTCATCGCAAAAATCGAAAACCAGCAGGCCCTCAACAATCTCGACGCCCTCGTGCTCGCCTCCAAGGGCATCATGGTGGCCCGCGGCGACCTCGGCAGCGAGTGCCCCGTGGAGGACCTTCCCATCATCCAGCGTGACATCATCGAGCGCTGCTCCTACCATGGTCGCAAGGTCATCGTAGCCACCCAGATGCTGGAGAGCATGATCGAAAACCCTGTGCCTACACGCGCAGAGGTGACCGACATCTTCAACGCCGTGACCGAGCAGGTGGACTGCGTGATGCTCAGCGGTGAAACCAGCGTGGGCAAGTACCCTGATCGCTGCGTGGACGTGCTTCATCGCGTCATCAGCCGCACAGAGAAGCGCTACCCCTCCGGCCGCTTCGCCTCCGACGCCCCCATCAAGACCAACAAACATCGCGCGGTGAAATCCGCCATCGGCCTGGCCAACAGCATCCCCAACTCCAAGTTGCTGGTCTTCACCAAAGGCGGCACCACCGCCCACCTCTGCGCCCACCAGCGCCCCGAATTCGCGCCCATCTTCGCCTTCACCCCGAACCTCTGGATCAGCCGCACGCTCATGTCCGCCCGCGGCGTGTTCCCGTTCGTGATGGAGTTCAACAGCAAGAACCCCAGCACCACCATCGAGTCAGCCATCAAGATCCTCCGTGAACGCAGCCTTGTCCTCGCTGGCGATCCCATCGTCATCCTCAGCGACGTGCTGCATGATGAACTCATTGTGGATTCGATTCTGCTGAGGCAGGCGTAA
- a CDS encoding alpha/beta hydrolase family protein, which translates to MRTRLLLPLLLGIVTLATTPPRANAAESPWDLSQLSKAPAHEWLVKDGPMRALTYTGLPFQGKPSQVFAYYASPATLSPATDATKKYPGVVLIHGGGGTAFKVWAELWAKRGYAAIAMDLSGMRPEEADPNKRTRIPDGGPDQGHPAKFDTIRTEDITDDWPLHAVANGILAHSLLLSFPEVDKDRTAVTGISWGGYTTCIVASVDSRFKAAVPVYGCGFLEQNSCWLGEFTKLGPDLTKKWVERYDPSSHLPRCTVPIFFMNGTNDFAYPLDSYMKSYDAVSKTAKNIRIQIKMPHGHGVGWEPKEIGLWVDQQLGLGDGKALATCTAPVLADGKVTAKITHSLPVKSAAFNYALPGEAVNKREWKSIPATVENNVVTAPAAEPGSDMWFFTVTDERDAMVSSPVAFK; encoded by the coding sequence ATGCGCACCCGGCTCCTCCTACCTCTGCTGCTCGGCATCGTCACCCTCGCCACCACTCCCCCGCGAGCCAACGCCGCCGAATCCCCCTGGGACCTCTCCCAACTCTCCAAGGCCCCCGCTCACGAGTGGCTCGTCAAAGACGGCCCCATGCGCGCCCTCACCTACACGGGGCTCCCCTTCCAGGGCAAACCGTCCCAGGTCTTCGCCTACTACGCCTCTCCCGCCACCCTTTCCCCCGCCACTGACGCCACCAAAAAATATCCCGGCGTCGTCCTCATCCACGGCGGCGGCGGCACCGCCTTCAAGGTCTGGGCGGAACTCTGGGCCAAGCGTGGCTACGCGGCCATCGCCATGGACCTCAGCGGCATGCGCCCGGAGGAGGCCGATCCCAATAAACGCACCCGCATTCCCGATGGCGGACCCGACCAGGGCCATCCCGCCAAGTTCGACACCATCCGCACCGAGGACATCACCGATGACTGGCCACTCCATGCCGTGGCCAACGGCATCCTGGCCCACTCCCTCCTCCTGAGCTTCCCGGAGGTGGACAAGGACCGCACCGCCGTCACCGGCATCAGCTGGGGCGGTTACACCACCTGCATCGTCGCCTCCGTGGACTCCCGTTTCAAAGCGGCCGTCCCGGTCTATGGATGTGGTTTCCTAGAACAAAACAGCTGCTGGCTCGGTGAGTTCACCAAACTCGGTCCGGACCTCACCAAGAAATGGGTGGAGCGCTATGACCCCTCCAGCCACCTCCCCCGCTGCACCGTGCCCATCTTCTTCATGAACGGTACCAACGACTTCGCCTACCCGCTCGACAGCTACATGAAGAGCTACGATGCCGTGTCCAAGACCGCCAAGAACATCCGCATCCAGATCAAGATGCCGCACGGCCACGGCGTGGGCTGGGAACCCAAGGAGATCGGCCTCTGGGTGGACCAGCAGCTCGGTCTGGGGGACGGCAAGGCACTCGCCACCTGCACCGCGCCCGTCCTCGCCGATGGCAAGGTGACGGCAAAAATCACCCACTCGCTCCCGGTGAAATCCGCGGCCTTCAACTACGCCCTGCCTGGCGAAGCCGTGAACAAACGCGAATGGAAATCCATCCCCGCCACCGTCGAAAACAACGTCGTGACCGCCCCTGCCGCTGAGCCCGGATCAGACATGTGGTTCTTCACCGTCACCGATGAACGCGACGCCATGGTGTCTTCTCCGGTGGCGTTTAAGTAG
- the arr gene encoding NAD(+)--rifampin ADP-ribosyltransferase: MPLPEDSNTPTYYHGTRADLRPGDLIAPGFNSNYGSRRKASFVYFTATLDAATWGAELAVGEGPGRIYIVEPTGPFEDDPNLTDKKFPGNPTKSYRTREPLRVTGEITDWQGHPPEVLQKMKDHLEKLKLAGIEAIEE; encoded by the coding sequence ATGCCCCTCCCAGAAGACTCAAACACCCCGACGTACTACCACGGCACTCGCGCCGACTTGCGACCTGGCGACCTCATCGCGCCCGGCTTCAACTCCAACTACGGCAGCAGGAGAAAGGCGAGCTTCGTCTATTTCACCGCCACCCTGGACGCCGCCACCTGGGGAGCTGAACTGGCCGTGGGCGAAGGACCCGGCAGGATCTACATCGTGGAACCCACCGGCCCTTTTGAAGATGACCCAAACCTGACCGACAAAAAATTTCCCGGCAATCCCACCAAGTCCTATCGCACTCGTGAACCTCTACGCGTCACCGGCGAAATCACAGACTGGCAGGGCCATCCTCCCGAAGTCTTGCAGAAGATGAAGGACCATCTTGAGAAGCTCAAGCTGGCCGGGATTGAAGCGATTGAGGAGTAA